The genome window TGGACGACCGCGTCACCCACGACAGCTTCGGCCTCGGCCGGGTCGTCGCCGTCGAGGGCGGCGGCGAAACAGCGGTCCTCGTCGACTTCGGGACGAGGGAGGAACGCATCACCAAACCGTTCAGCGGCATGTTCAAACTCTGAGCGTGATCATCCGGGCGTGATCACCGGACCCTGCGCGCGCCGGGCGCTGTGGCGCGCGCGGACCGGTCCTTCGGCGCGCGCCGAACCGGCCGGCCGGAACTCCTCGCTCCCCCTCCTCCACCAGCACCTCGACCCCGGCGCGCCGCCGGTCAGGTGACGGCCGTGGCGAGCCGCGCCCTGCCTGCCGACCGTGGCGGGCACGCGGTGTCAGCATCTGGGCGTGCCGCCCGGGCCATCTCTACGGCCTGCTGGGGCCGCGGCCCGAACACGCGAGGAGGGGCTCCGCCCATGCGATCGACCATTCACCCGAGTCTGCTGGCCGTGCTGGTGCTCGCGCTCGCCCCGCTGGCCGGCTGCGCCGGTGCCGACGGGGCCGCACCGGCGATCGCCGGACCCCCGCCGCCGGAGACGGCGTTCGGCCAGGACTGCGCCTCGCTGCCGGGCGACGGCCCGGGCAGCCTGGCCTCGATGGGTGCCCTGCCGGTGCTGGACGCCATCGACCAGGCCAAGGACCTCACTCAGCTGTCCGCGCTGGTCAAGACGGCGAAGGCGAAGGACATCTTCGACTCGATGGACAACGTCACGGTCTTCGCGCCGAACGACG of Kitasatospora viridis contains these proteins:
- a CDS encoding fasciclin domain-containing protein; translation: MRSTIHPSLLAVLVLALAPLAGCAGADGAAPAIAGPPPPETAFGQDCASLPGDGPGSLASMGALPVLDAIDQAKDLTQLSALVKTAKAKDIFDSMDNVTVFAPNDAAFAKLTDDQKKALTTQQGAGDLVRKLIVVRDLRRADLQGKQYNSLQGAVLDATGKDDDLRVGGARLLCGSIKTTNARLELLDQVPAFG